A stretch of DNA from Cryptomeria japonica chromosome 4, Sugi_1.0, whole genome shotgun sequence:
TCATCTCTCCTTAAAATTTGGCACTCATCTTAACGAGGACTTTTAGGGAGTGAAATCAAGTCCTAGGGACTTTATTGCATATCCAATAGGTCCCTACCTAAATGGTTTAGATCGTGGGATCTATTTTTGTAatttaaatgtgaaaattgatagaAATTCACATTAAAGACCCactctaaaaaaaatcataaacaaatctatATCAAATAATAAAATTCCATTTCTCTTTGAGTCAATAATAGGGGAGAGGAGTTAATAGTAGGGGTAACTATGAAGAAGCCCATAACATAGAAAAGGCAAAAGTATTTTGGGTAATGTGCATATGTGTATCACGGGGGGTAACTAATGAGACCCCTGAAGAACAGATGGAAAGAATGTTTCAAAAAGGggaggagaaggagaaaatgaTGATGACCAAGATTTTGGAATTGGATTTCTGGTCAAATGGGCACATCCATGATGGGCAAGTGTATGAGAGTCTATTTGATCCCATAGCTCAAATTTTGGGATATGCTCTATATGCATATGGCATTGTCGACCATATGGTTAGACATGAAAATGATGAGGGCGTCAAGATGGCATTAGAGAGTTTGGAAACCGTCCCTAAAATGGGTGTAATGATGGGATATTTTGATCTCAATGCCAAATGGGAAAAAAGTGGCAAAGGCTTGGAAGCTATTCAAAAATGGAGTGGGCAAAAAGTATAGTATGGATAATTTTGATGCTTTTATGGATGCAAACAAGGAAGTTGTCCCTGAAGAAATGGTAGATAGGCTGATAGAAATAGGGGAGGGTATTAAATACCTCTGTCACTGAAATCCCCATATGTTAATGTTGATCATGGTTGGAATAAGTGTCAGTAATTAGGTTTATTATCGTGAAGTCTGAAGTGTATGGCTTTTTAAACTGCTAAACTATATGGTAGTTATATGTTTATGCTTAGAATATTAACAATTATGTAGGCCCTTAAGCCCTTACTACATGGCTTAATAAATTGTCATTGGATCCATTTGTGTGCTTGatgttatattttttaaaaagatttCTTACAAGAAGGAGCATGTGACCACTTGACTCACATGACTCAAATAGGTACTAACATTCGATGTACGGGATAATTATATTCAAACACATGACAAGAATAACATATTTTAAATTTAGTAAAATCAAAGATTGGGTTCATATACATTCTGTGTGGTCTTATATTTTCATGGATCAATATAAAAAAATTTCCATCATGGATGACAAATACTATAACAGTATATAGTCTTTTTCATATTAATATAACAATTTACTATAGCAGTTATAGTAAACTATTATAGTATATTGTGACCCATGATGTCAAAATAGTATAATAGTTTAATTTGTTGTATTATGTAATAATGTTTAATAGAAAATTAAACTGTATAATGTTTATTGTATAAATTTCCCATAGCTTGTAAAATCTGTGGTTTGTTGTTGTATTCGACCATAGTGACAATTATTAAAATGAAACTCGTGTTGAGTCTGGAAGAATAATATTATTTATGAGATATTagaatttatttgcatataaagatattttttCACATTTTTATGCATTTACCTTATACCGGTGAACCTTGAACACAAGAGTACATTTCCCTTTCTGAGATATTTTTTGTTCATGAACACATATTTTAGTGTTAAAAAACACAAGCCCCCCTaaaaaattgaccaagattgaacCACGCCAAAAGGAAATAAGAAAACGTTAAAGAATATGCAACATTATTATATATAGAGCAAGAACCCACAAATATAGAGGACATTACAATttacaatcaaaaaatttatgcatttTTGGCTTTACATGAAAGATACAATTGAATAATGGATAATGGAAGGTTGTAGTGAGGAATAATCGTCACTATGGTTGAATACAACAACAAAGCATGgattttacaacaaaaaaatagaGTTTTCAAAACAACAAACTACATATTTTACAACATGCATCTAAATCTACATAAACCAGAGAAAAAAAATGGTTAATGGAAGGCCTTAGTGAGGATTAATCCTCACCTAGGTCAAAGACAACAACCCGAAATCCTCCCTTCTGAGCTCCATGGATGCCTTCAAACCCTTTTGCAACTACCTACAAGGAGGGAAGCTAGGAAGTAACCACACCAAATAATAGCAAAATTTAGAAATGAAAACCCTTAAATAATCGTTTAAATGAAAGCAACCAATAAAACAACTACCTTTAAACTTCTAAGCATGGAAAACAAACGTTGAAGACACATTTCATTCCCTTCGTTGAACATGCAGGGAGAGTGGCAGCCAACGTCGAGGTTGAAAGCAGCACCAAATCCAAGGCGAGCATGTTCTGAGATGCTAGGTGAACACATTATGGTCTATAATGTGTCGAATACTCAAGAAGAAGTGGGAGAAAACTGAAGGAAAGCTAGCATTGAAAGGCATGAAAATAGGTGCATTCAATGAGTTTGTGCTCGAAAAAATTGAGCTATGTGGTGGTAGTAAGGAGAAGCGACACATAGTTAATGCAAGTGGGAGAAGAAATGTAGGGTGATGATGGGTAGTAAATGCAAACAAGTTGGTGAATAAGGTGGCCATGCGTTTGGATGCCACACAACCACCTTGTCAATTATGGGAGGTTTTATACACAAGTTGACGAGGTGGGGCCTTTGACGTTTCAGCTAGTGCACAATTTTGGGAGTTTTTGATAGGTTGGTCGAATCGGGTACGAACACGTGGCAAATGCAtcctattttaataaaaaaaacaatGTCTAGTTTGTCCACTCAGATGTCAAGGTGgacataaaaaaatatcaattttaggGTCCACATGGCACTCCATGTGGACCTATCAAGTTAGGGTGCACACGTATTGGCACCTCTCCCCTTGTTAAACTTATAACTTATCATAGAGGGAAATGATTTGGAAAAGTTGTTGGTCCCATAGTCCTCATTACTCTCCTACACATAGCCACACATTCACAAACGTAGTGAGACCACAATAATAAGTTGTATTATTTGAtatcaatttctcatcaattttaCTAGGGAATACTAAGAATATTTCCATACAATCATCTCATTTACAATCTCCAAATCTATTTAACCATCTATTAAAGAAAACCATGTAATATTTTAGGGTTATGTTAGTTATATGTAAGATCGTGTTATAGGGCAACTCAAGTATAATATAGTAAGACATTATAGTGATAAATTAGTTCATCAACATATTTACCAAGATGATTGATttaggatttttttattttgtttcaaaTCAACTATATAGATAACCTTTTGGAGAGACATCATTCTTTTCGCTTAGAAATTTTAGGTTTTAGATTTCTAATATTTTTTACCATTTCCTCATTGCTACTCGCCTTCTATCATTATACCTTCAACAATTTGATACTTGATTTAACAACAATGTCAATGTTGTAATCACCTATATGATACAAAATTCAAATCACAATTTAGAAAAGATTATGATTATTTACAAGTTATGACATTAAGAATAACAATAGATTTGATTGTGTGCTGTTTTTAATACAAGCTTCTACATCTTCAAGTGGGACAATGAATTTAAAATTAGTCTACTTTAATTTAGTGGTCCTAATGAATTTAAAATAGTCTACTTAAGTTTAGTTGTCCTCCTTCTATATGTTTGTTactcttattttttcttttctctctttggaATGGACCGCAGACAATTTTTTATGATAAAATCATTTCCAAATGACGCTAGCTTTATTAAAATCTACTATATATTTTTAATTGGCTGGATTATGGCGGTCACATTATCAAATTCCAACAAAAGAATCGAGCTATTGGATAACTGGAAACGTTTAATCTCGTGCAAAATATACAGCAAATTATATGGTAAATAAATATAACGTGACGGCGAGATAATCGTTTGTGGACAAAAACGTTTTCCTGGCAGTGTCGTATCTATCTATCTCCAATCAAAGTGATGCCAATACCACCATAAATTTGACATAGACAGAGCGTTCCCTGCATCTTTGTTCAACATGGCTTCTCTTTCTGGGTTTCCTGCATCTTTGAATGCAACAAATGTAATAAAAGAAGGTGAATATGCTCCAGCAATAGCTACAGTATGTGCACTCATAGTTTTCTTGTGGGTTTTGCACAGGAAGAATACATTGGGACTCAGATTGCCCCCGGGACCGTTTGCATGGCCCATTATTGGAAATCTGAACCAGCTGAGGAAGCTTCCTCATCGCGATCTTCATGAACTTGCTAAGAAATATGGGCCCATTATGATGTTGAAATTGGGTTCTGTTCGCACTGTTGTGGTTTCTTCTTCTGCCATGGCCAAGGAGTTCTTGAAAACCCACGATATGCTTTTTGCCAGCCGACCTGCTTCTGCTGTGGGAAAATACATCGGCTATAATAACAAGGATCTGATATTTGCACCTTACGGGGCTTATTGGAGACATATGAGAAAGCTGTGTGTGGTAGAATTGCTGAATAGCAAAAGGATCGATTCCTTCAGATGTGTACGAGAGAAAGAAATGCTTGCCCTTGTTCGTTTAGTGTGGGAGATGTCTGGGCAGGGTAGGAAGCCTGTTAATCTGACCAACTTGGTTTCATCGTTTGGACAGGCTGTTATGTGGCAAATTCTTTCCGGTACCAAAGTTTCTATTCATGGTGATGCTCATCTGGGTGGTCATGGCGAAGAGATAAAGAAGATGGTATCAGAGACGATTGCTACAATAGGAGCTGTCAATATCGGGGACTTCATTCCTTACTTGGACTGGTTGGACTTGCAAGGAGTGAAGCAGCGCATGAAAAAGGTACACAGTTCCTTCGACCAAGTGATAAGTAAAATAATAGAGGAGCACCAGCAGCGCAGGAGGGAGTTTCACAAGGAGCATGAGTTGCAGTCTCAGACTAAGGACATCATTGACGTGCTGTTGGAAATGGAGAGTCTCGATGGAAGGGAAATCACAGAAGAACACATTAAAGCCATTGTTTTTGTGAGTATTCACTTCTTTCTCAAAATGCAATCCCCATTAATCTTTTCCTATTTAActggtattttaaaaaaaattgtataaattTTACAGGATATGTTCTTGGCTGGAGTTGAAACGACGTCTACTGCGACAGATTGGGCAATGAGTTGGATTCTTAAGAACCCCGGCGTGGCCAAAAAAATGCAAGAGGAAATCGATTCAGTGGTAGGCAGAGAGAGGAGTGTAAGTGAGGATGATCTAGCAAGCATGGAGTACGTGCAGTGTGTGGCGAAGGAGACGCTGAGGTTATATCCAGTAGCACCGTTGATGGTTCCACACGAATCCACACAAGATTGTATAGTTGGTGGATACTTTATTCCTGAGAGAAGCAGGCTTATTGTCAATGCTTGGGCTATTGGAAGAGATCCATCCCTGTGGAAAGATCCCCTGGAATTCAAGCCGGAGAGATTTATGGGTAAGAATGTTGATATTGTGAGAGACAAAGACTTTTTTGATATGGTGCCGTTTGGAGCAGGAAGGAGAGGATGCCCAGGGGCAGCCATGGCCATTGTGACCATGAACCTTCTTCTAGCACAGCTAATTCACTGTTTTGAGTGGAGCGTGGAAGGGGATTTGGATATGACGGAGGTATTTGGAGCCACTACGCCCAGAAGTGTGGACCTTCTCGCTCGTCCTACACTTAGGCTATCCACCTGCCCTTGAATTTAACACTATATTTCCTATTTCCTTGTGCAACGTGATCCAACTTTTTATGTTTGTCATATAGGTAAGCTCCAAGCTCCAAGCTCCCGTGCCCTTTAGTGACCTACTTcatgattgacttcatgattgatatTACTACTATTAATTGTGTTAGTTTCCTAATGTTTTTGGTGATCGACTTTTAATAGTTTGTGTAAGCTCCCCATCTTCCACGTAAAATGTAAGAGAATATTGAACGTGTTCTATGTCTTTCATATATGTGAGATTTCATTATTTCTATATTGATATATATGAATTAGTTTAAAGTAATATTGGTGTTTTGATTACAATTAGTATGGAAAGCGGATTCATTACATGTCAATTATCAAgacaaaaaatttgaatttcataagGAGTGAAATtaagtaaaaaataaaatattagaaacTCACAAAAATAGACAcgacaaaaaacaaaaaatcatcaaACCACTAGTTGTCGTTGATGGACTTTGGCCCCTTAAAGACACTTAATGGTAAAAAATCAAGACAGTCTTCAAAAGACTCCTCCCTAAGTCGTGCGGAGGAACTAGCAACACCATTAGACTAATGGGGAGAGTGGGGATTTGTAATGCCCGCCaagataccctagagaaactaaacaacTAACACTCTAACaaagataattttttatttatttaacatcTAATAATagttaatgcaacacataataataTTTGAATCACATTCATTAACCATTTGGTCACATGTAACATAAAACATCTTTACTTTTTATTAAATATGCAAGCGGAAATAAACATAACATCTTATCTTTTCCCTAGGGtacctcaatgccattacttagttCATTACTACAATGACATCTTGTTCACACATGATAAGCATATTCCCTCTTGGTTTCATGCATCATATTTAATtccctaaccatgagatatgcaacctactacATTATTTATCCCTCGTGATATGTATGCCATTATATCATTTTACTAATATAATAAATTCCTATTTTAAATTGCCAAACAATTCCcatatcctacattcattttatgcaccaaaaccaaatgtgTTCTAACCTAACTTTCCTATCTAAATGCTCTTTTCCTTTTAATTCCAACATAGTTCCATAACATTTACTTGAACATGAAATCATATCTCTTTAGACATATATACATCACAAATCCTTATTACAAATCGGCACTATACCATATACAATTATATTACAATCCATATCACAATTCTATATGTCATCCttcatattttcaaattttcatttacaatgaattacaacatgagcatagctcATCCTACTACATGAATTCTAGTTTCCTACGTACAAGATATTACATTACAAATATCCATCATATACAAatacataaatctactacaaggtacatccaaTGTCCATGGAGaagagaatccacatccacacatgaagGAATCCAAGAGAACAACCCAATGGtcaaaaagcaccaaccaccttaccatgtggaaccaaaggatccaccccccgtgctaggagatgatagAGGGTCCCTACAtgcactctaaacctaagctagcaCCTATGACCAAAAGACTTAGATCACAAAGGGCTCTCATGCAAGAACCAATACTGCAAACAAGAACAACTTCCAAAGGTGACAACTCAACAAGACATAAAATGCACTATCAAGTCATAAGCATAAATCACCAAGGAAACACATGTAgtagtggagtgtcatcacatgccatcctataACAAATATAGCATGTATAACATCATAAGGAACTAGCCTTATgggcatgtggagccatctcaacctatgagagaataagggagattgacttgccatagcaatggccggagagttttttagtggcgaatcttcgccaattaGCAAACTCTATgtatttttgtgtattttttttttaggaaatggcaAATAGTCTAGGGCAACATCATGGTCAAATCGCCCGTAATTTCAGGGTTAACAGTACACTGTattctggcttcgccattgaccacacaccgttcgATGTGCATGTCCGTAATAGTTGCCTGAAATCACACGgccatgggtattagatcaccttcgttattcactagcaatagtaaaacgaccacgtacccatgacctaattcgccaatggtaaattaaatgttcattggaCGCGCAGGCCAAATTTGCCAATatgaattaaaacattataagcattcaaggacccatttcgccccgcttaaattaaatgttcattgcatgcccaTGCAATTCACCTAAAATACAATtgtggattgatataaatacactctttcttacaatttttttgtgtctgattagtaaatttgggaacTCTCGATTCCCATtctgcaatttgagttggaacgtcaaagttcattgtagggcagagcgccagagttacaatcctgcaacacagttCCAAGCATTCCTGATTCccaattcagagaattgagaaggcataaaggtgagtaataatttcttcatacttgatagtattagttttaacttttaattcatagtgagaggtcaagactcaagatgtcacagtaggaaatgggtgagactcctcagggtggtgaagggattgagatgttagacaagggtgagactgatactcctcagggtggtgaagggactgggatgtcagaca
This window harbors:
- the LOC131076222 gene encoding cytochrome P450 750A1-like, with product MASLSGFPASLNATNVIKEGEYAPAIATVCALIVFLWVLHRKNTLGLRLPPGPFAWPIIGNLNQLRKLPHRDLHELAKKYGPIMMLKLGSVRTVVVSSSAMAKEFLKTHDMLFASRPASAVGKYIGYNNKDLIFAPYGAYWRHMRKLCVVELLNSKRIDSFRCVREKEMLALVRLVWEMSGQGRKPVNLTNLVSSFGQAVMWQILSGTKVSIHGDAHLGGHGEEIKKMVSETIATIGAVNIGDFIPYLDWLDLQGVKQRMKKVHSSFDQVISKIIEEHQQRRREFHKEHELQSQTKDIIDVLLEMESLDGREITEEHIKAIVFDMFLAGVETTSTATDWAMSWILKNPGVAKKMQEEIDSVVGRERSVSEDDLASMEYVQCVAKETLRLYPVAPLMVPHESTQDCIVGGYFIPERSRLIVNAWAIGRDPSLWKDPLEFKPERFMGKNVDIVRDKDFFDMVPFGAGRRGCPGAAMAIVTMNLLLAQLIHCFEWSVEGDLDMTEVFGATTPRSVDLLARPTLRLSTCP